The Neoarius graeffei isolate fNeoGra1 chromosome 10, fNeoGra1.pri, whole genome shotgun sequence genome has a segment encoding these proteins:
- the htr1aa gene encoding 5-hydroxytryptamine (serotonin) receptor 1A a has translation MERMDVNTSVNITEGVGELRSTLRSQLVTSLLLGALILFAIVGNTCVITAIALERSLQNVANYLIGSLAVTDLMVSVLVLPMAALYQVLDKWTLGQEVCDLFIALDVLCCTSSILHLCAIALDRYWTITDPIDYVNKRTPKRAAMLISLTWIVGFSISIPPMLGWRKPEDRSDPNACSISQDPAYTVYSTFGAFYLPLVIMLVLYGRIFRAVRFRIRKNVGKRRRATARIPGHEEITVSPSANGATKPKTEFMELRAENCKRHVLPLANTSLLEKKNGKSMETKRKVVLARERRAVKTLGIIMGTFILCWLPFFTVALVLPFCKSRCSMPNWLGDVINWLGYSNSLLNPVIYAYFNKDFQNAFKKIVKCKCIRP, from the coding sequence ATGGAGAGGATGGACGTGAACACGAGTGTGAACATCACTGAGGGAGTCGGAGAGCTTCGCTCCACTCTCAGGTCACAGCTCGTCACCTCGCTGCTGCTCGGCGCTCTCATTCTCTTTGCCATTGTGGGAAACACGTGTGTCATCACTGCCATTGCTTTGGAACGATCTCTCCAGAATGTGGCTAATTACTTAATTGGCTCATTAGCAGTCACGGACCTCATGGTGTCAGTTCTGGTTCTGCCCATGGCTGCTCTCTATCAGGTTCTGGACAAGTGGACTTTGGGTCAGGAGGTCTGTGATCTGTTCATCGCTCTGGATGTTTTATGCTGCACGTCTTCCATCCTTCACCTTTGTGCCATTGCTCTGGATCGTTATTGGACCATCACTGACCCCATTGACTATGTGAACAAACGGACCCCGAAACGCGCCGCCATGTTAATCAGCCTCACGTGGATCGTCGGATTCTCCATCTCCATCCCTCCAATGTTGGgatggaggaaaccagaggaccGCTCTGACCCCAATGCCTGTTCCATCAGCCAGGACCCAGCGTACACCGTGTACTCCACATTTGGGGCTTTCTACCTCCCGCTTGTCATCATGCTTGTGCTTTACGGACGCATTTTTAGAGCTGTCAGATTTCGCATCCGGAAAAACGTTGGGAAGCGTCGGAGAGCGACAGCTAGGATTCCTGGCCATGAGGAAATCACAGTGAGCCCCAGTGCCAATGGAGCCACAAAACCCAAAACAGAGTTCATGGAACTCAGAGCGGAAAACTGTAAACGGCACGTCCTGCCACTTGCTAACACCtcgctgttggagaaaaagaacgGGAAGAGCATGGAAACAAAGAGAAAAGTGGTGCTGGCACGGGAACGCAGGGCAGTGAAGACACTCGGCATCATCATGGGAACGTTCATCCTGTGCTGGCTGCCGTTCTTCACTGTGGCGCTTGTGCTGCCATTCTGCAAGTCACGATGTTCGATGCCCAACTGGCTCGGAGACGTCATCAACTGGCTCGGCTATTCCAACTCTCTCCTGAATCCCGTCATCTACGCCTACTTCAATAAAGACTTCCAGAATGCATTCAAGAAAATTGTAAAATGTAAATGCATTAGACCATGA